From the Entomomonas sp. E2T0 genome, one window contains:
- a CDS encoding DUF2218 domain-containing protein — protein MIAEAYVETSTPSKYINRLCKHFAHKVIVNYDENHGEINFKIGKGYIEKVMDGLKLKAEANNQTDLQEVIDIMDRHFVRIAWQEELILNWQ, from the coding sequence ATGATAGCAGAAGCTTATGTAGAAACATCAACTCCATCAAAATACATCAATAGACTATGCAAACATTTTGCTCACAAAGTTATAGTTAACTATGATGAAAACCATGGTGAAATAAATTTTAAGATAGGAAAAGGTTATATAGAAAAAGTTATGGATGGATTAAAACTAAAAGCAGAAGCTAATAATCAAACTGACCTACAAGAAGTCATCGATATTATGGATAGACATTTTGTTAGAATAGCTTGGCAAGAAGAACTAATATTAAATTGGCAATAA
- the cgtA gene encoding Obg family GTPase CgtA: protein MKFVDEVSIHVQAGDGGNGCMSFRREKFIEKGGPNGGDGGDGGSVYLEAAANLNTLVDYRYTRRFQAQRGQNGGSTDCTGAKGDDLILPVPIGTTIIDANTQEIIGDLTKEGQRLMVAQGGWHGLGNTRFKSSTNRAPRQTTPGKPGEARDLKLELKVIADVGLLGLPNAGKSTFIRSVSAAKAKVADYPFTTIVPNLGVVSVGSFKSFVIADIPGLIEGASDGSGLGTRFLKHLTRTRLLLHLVDMLPLDGSDPADAAVTILNELEKFSPSLVERDRWLILNKADQLLEDEQQEVKQAIVEKLQWQGPVYIISASEREGTESLAQAVMRYLDERTLRIEEDPEYADYLKDLDQRIEDETRAHLQGLDDARALRRSGLKASDDDTDDMDDWDEDDEDGPEIIYVR, encoded by the coding sequence TCTATTCATGTACAAGCTGGTGATGGCGGTAATGGTTGCATGAGTTTTAGACGAGAAAAATTTATTGAGAAAGGCGGCCCCAACGGTGGCGATGGTGGTGATGGTGGCTCTGTCTATCTAGAGGCCGCTGCTAACCTGAACACCTTGGTTGACTATCGCTATACCCGTCGCTTCCAAGCACAGCGTGGTCAAAATGGTGGTAGCACTGATTGTACGGGCGCTAAAGGTGATGACCTTATTTTACCAGTTCCCATTGGCACAACCATTATTGATGCTAATACCCAAGAAATCATTGGCGACTTAACTAAAGAAGGTCAACGCTTAATGGTGGCGCAAGGTGGTTGGCATGGTTTAGGTAATACTCGTTTTAAATCCAGTACTAACCGTGCGCCACGCCAAACTACGCCTGGCAAACCTGGTGAAGCTCGTGATCTGAAATTAGAACTTAAAGTGATTGCTGATGTAGGTTTATTAGGCTTACCTAATGCAGGCAAAAGTACCTTTATTCGTAGCGTCTCTGCGGCAAAAGCCAAAGTAGCAGACTATCCTTTTACTACCATTGTGCCTAATCTAGGCGTAGTGAGTGTTGGCAGCTTTAAAAGCTTCGTGATCGCTGATATTCCTGGACTAATTGAGGGTGCGTCAGATGGTAGTGGCTTAGGTACACGTTTCTTAAAACACTTAACCCGTACCCGCTTACTATTACACCTAGTGGATATGTTACCGTTGGATGGTAGTGATCCTGCTGATGCGGCTGTTACTATTCTAAATGAATTAGAAAAGTTTAGCCCATCACTAGTAGAACGTGATCGTTGGTTAATTCTGAACAAAGCAGATCAATTATTAGAAGATGAACAACAAGAAGTGAAACAAGCTATTGTAGAAAAACTACAATGGCAAGGCCCTGTTTATATTATTTCTGCTAGTGAACGAGAAGGTACAGAATCACTTGCACAAGCAGTTATGCGTTATTTAGATGAACGCACTTTGCGTATAGAAGAAGATCCTGAATACGCAGATTATCTTAAAGACCTCGACCAACGTATTGAAGATGAAACACGCGCTCACTTACAAGGTTTAGATGATGCTAGAGCATTACGTCGTAGTGGTTTAAAAGCGAGTGATGATGACACTGACGATATGGATGATTGGGATGAAGATGATGAGGACGGCCCAGAAATTATCTATGTAAGATAA
- the serA gene encoding phosphoglycerate dehydrogenase — protein sequence MSKTSLDKSKIKFLLLEGIHQSAIDTLKAAGYENIEAISGSLPEEELKEKIADAHFIGIRSRTHLTAEVFDCAKKLIAVGCFCIGTNQVDLQAACERGIVVFNAPYSNTRSVAELVLAEAILLLRGIPEKNMVCHRGGWLKSATNSFEIRGKTLGIIGYGSIGTQLSILAEGLGMNVIFYDVVNKLSLGNAKPTDTLQELLATADIVTLHVPELPSTKWMIGEKEIRQMKQGSILINASRGTVVEIDALADAIKDNHLSGAAIDVFPVEPRSNKDEFQSPLRGLDNVILTPHIGGSTMEAQKNIGVEVAEKLIKYSDNGSSITAVNFPEVALPSHPDIHRILHVHQNIPGVMSEINKVFSDNGINVCGQYLQTNEKVGYVVIDLDAKSSELAQEKLQQVKGTIRCRVLF from the coding sequence ATGAGCAAAACTTCTTTAGACAAAAGCAAAATTAAATTTCTTCTTCTAGAAGGTATTCATCAATCTGCTATTGATACCTTAAAAGCAGCAGGCTATGAGAATATCGAGGCGATCTCAGGCTCACTACCGGAAGAAGAACTAAAAGAAAAAATTGCTGATGCACACTTTATTGGCATCCGCTCCCGTACCCATTTAACAGCTGAAGTTTTTGATTGTGCTAAAAAACTTATCGCTGTTGGCTGTTTCTGTATTGGTACTAACCAAGTTGACTTACAAGCCGCTTGTGAGCGTGGCATTGTAGTATTTAATGCCCCCTACTCAAATACTCGCTCAGTAGCAGAGTTAGTATTAGCTGAAGCTATTTTATTACTACGTGGTATTCCAGAAAAGAATATGGTTTGTCATCGTGGTGGTTGGTTAAAATCAGCTACTAACTCCTTTGAAATTAGAGGAAAAACCCTTGGTATTATAGGCTATGGTTCTATTGGTACACAGCTTTCAATTCTAGCTGAAGGGTTAGGAATGAATGTAATCTTCTACGATGTAGTTAACAAATTATCTCTAGGTAACGCTAAACCAACTGATACCTTACAAGAATTATTAGCCACTGCTGATATTGTAACCCTACACGTTCCAGAGCTACCCTCTACTAAATGGATGATTGGTGAAAAAGAAATACGCCAAATGAAACAAGGTAGCATTTTAATTAATGCTTCACGTGGTACAGTGGTAGAGATTGATGCGTTAGCAGATGCCATAAAAGATAACCATCTAAGCGGTGCTGCCATAGATGTATTCCCAGTAGAACCTCGTAGCAATAAAGATGAATTCCAAAGCCCATTGCGTGGTTTAGATAATGTTATCTTAACCCCTCATATTGGTGGTTCAACGATGGAAGCTCAGAAAAATATTGGCGTAGAAGTAGCTGAAAAGTTAATTAAATACAGTGATAATGGTTCATCTATTACTGCTGTAAATTTCCCAGAAGTTGCTTTGCCTTCTCATCCAGATATTCACCGTATACTACATGTTCATCAAAATATTCCAGGTGTTATGAGCGAAATTAATAAAGTATTCTCTGATAATGGCATTAACGTTTGTGGCCAGTACCTACAAACCAATGAAAAAGTGGGTTATGTAGTCATTGACTTAGATGCAAAATCATCCGAACTTGCTCAAGAAAAATTACAACAAGTAAAAGGTACTATTCGCTGTCGTGTATTGTTCTAA
- a CDS encoding pilin, producing the protein MKSQQGFTLMELMIVIAIIGILAAIAIPVYQDYIGRAQMAEALSLVSGQKASVAEYYSAKNLCPENSTSNNAGGIAKPSEISGKYVLSVTVKEDKTQTIMLGSNGIQSICGVVAKMRSTGVNGNLVGSELGLYMAVTSGSFQWGCISNALKQYLPASCQN; encoded by the coding sequence ATGAAATCACAACAAGGTTTTACATTAATGGAATTAATGATAGTAATAGCCATTATAGGAATTTTAGCTGCGATTGCTATCCCTGTTTATCAAGATTATATTGGTCGTGCTCAAATGGCTGAGGCATTAAGTTTAGTATCAGGTCAAAAAGCCTCTGTAGCAGAATATTATAGTGCTAAGAATCTTTGTCCAGAAAATAGTACTTCAAATAATGCTGGCGGTATTGCTAAGCCTTCGGAAATTTCTGGTAAATATGTGCTATCTGTTACAGTAAAAGAGGATAAAACTCAAACTATTATGCTTGGTAGCAATGGCATACAATCAATATGTGGTGTTGTGGCAAAAATGCGTTCTACAGGCGTTAATGGTAATCTTGTTGGTAGTGAATTAGGATTATATATGGCAGTGACATCAGGTTCTTTTCAATGGGGTTGCATAAGTAATGCTTTAAAGCAATATTTGCCTGCCTCTTGTCAGAACTAA
- a CDS encoding FAD-binding oxidoreductase, protein MTNDALLESLKQLVEPSKVLTDKDSLENYGKDWTRIYTPNPLAIVFPKTIEEVQAIVRWANQHKIGLVPSGGRTGLSGAAVANNQEVVVAFDYMNKILDFNAIDREVVCQPGLVTKQLQTFAEEQGLYYPVDFASSGSSQIGGNIGTNAGGIKVIRYGMTRNWVAGLKVVTGKGDLLDLNKGLIKNATGYDFRNLFIGAEGTLGFVVEATIKLERKPSNLTVLVLGTPDFDSIMPVLHAFQSKLDLTAFEFFSDKCLAKILDRGDIPAPFDSRYPFYALIEFEAITEHVRDEAMAVFEHCVEQGWVLDGVISQSEQQLQNLWRLREDISETIAPFTPYKNDLSVTVSQVPAFLADIDNIVKADYPDFDVLWYGHIGDGNLHLNILKPANLDKEDFFAKCAVVNTKVFEVVEKYNGSVSAEHGVGLVKRDYLEYSRSATEIDYMRAVKAVFDPNNIMNPGKIFK, encoded by the coding sequence ATGACCAATGATGCTCTTCTAGAATCATTAAAACAATTAGTAGAACCCAGTAAAGTATTAACAGATAAAGATTCTTTAGAAAACTATGGCAAGGATTGGACACGAATTTATACACCTAATCCGTTGGCTATCGTTTTTCCAAAAACTATTGAAGAAGTACAAGCTATTGTGCGCTGGGCTAATCAACATAAAATAGGCTTAGTCCCTTCTGGTGGTCGTACAGGACTTTCAGGTGCAGCAGTAGCTAATAATCAAGAGGTGGTCGTTGCCTTTGATTATATGAATAAAATTCTAGATTTTAATGCTATTGATCGTGAAGTTGTGTGTCAGCCTGGTTTGGTTACTAAGCAGTTACAAACTTTTGCAGAAGAGCAAGGATTATATTACCCAGTAGACTTTGCCTCTAGTGGCTCTAGCCAAATCGGTGGCAATATAGGAACTAATGCGGGCGGTATTAAAGTAATCCGTTATGGTATGACTAGAAACTGGGTGGCTGGTTTAAAAGTAGTTACAGGTAAAGGTGATTTATTAGACCTCAATAAAGGGCTAATTAAAAATGCCACAGGTTATGATTTTCGTAATTTATTTATTGGTGCAGAGGGTACCTTAGGTTTTGTGGTAGAAGCTACCATTAAATTGGAGCGTAAACCTAGTAATTTAACAGTGTTAGTGTTAGGTACACCAGATTTTGACTCTATTATGCCTGTATTACATGCTTTCCAAAGTAAGTTAGATTTAACTGCTTTTGAGTTTTTCTCAGATAAATGTTTGGCGAAGATTTTGGATCGTGGTGATATTCCAGCACCTTTTGATAGTCGTTATCCTTTCTATGCATTAATTGAGTTTGAAGCCATTACTGAACATGTTAGGGATGAAGCAATGGCTGTGTTTGAGCATTGTGTAGAACAAGGTTGGGTATTAGATGGGGTAATTAGCCAAAGTGAACAGCAATTACAAAACCTATGGCGCCTGCGTGAAGATATTTCAGAAACGATTGCTCCGTTTACCCCCTATAAAAATGATTTGTCAGTAACGGTTAGTCAAGTGCCTGCTTTTTTAGCGGATATTGATAATATTGTAAAAGCCGATTACCCAGATTTTGATGTGCTTTGGTATGGTCATATTGGGGATGGTAACCTGCATTTAAATATTTTAAAACCAGCTAATTTGGATAAGGAAGATTTCTTTGCTAAATGCGCAGTGGTGAATACTAAAGTCTTTGAGGTGGTAGAAAAATACAATGGTTCAGTTTCTGCTGAACATGGGGTTGGGTTGGTTAAACGTGACTATTTAGAGTATAGCCGTTCTGCAACTGAAATTGATTATATGCGTGCAGTAAAAGCAGTATTTGATCCTAATAATATTATGAATCCAGGTAAGATATTTAAATAG